The stretch of DNA CGGCCTTGCCGACTTCGGTCTGGATCAGGATGAACGCTTGCACTCTCGCTCCGGCCCTTCCCTGCTCCGCGCCGCAGGTGTCTCGGTAGAGTCGCGGGTGCTTCGGCGCGCTGATCGGTCGCGTGCCGAGTAGTCCCGGCAACAGCTAAAAGGTACCGCAGTCGCACATTCCGTCGACCGGACCCACGGCCGCCGCGCGGGACACCCGACACTACGGCGCGCCTGGAGGCACACCATCACACCGACGGATTCCCCGGACCCGACCCCGCCCCGCACCGTCGCCGACGTCGGCGAATTCGCCGTCATCGGTCGTGCGGTGGAGGGCCGGGTGCAGCCCCCGACAACCCTGATCGGCCCCGGAGACGACGCCGCTCTCGTCCGCGCGGCCGACGGCCGGGTGGCGGTATCCGCCGACATGCTGGTGCAGGGCAGGCATTTTCGGCTCGACTGGTCTTCGCCGAGGGACGTGGGCCGCAAAGCGGTGGCCCAGAACGCCGCCGACGTCGCGGCGATGGGGGCGCGACCGACCGCGTTCCTGGTGTCCCTCGGCCTGCCGCCGGACACGCCGATCGACGTGGCGGACGGCATCTCCGCCGCGATCGGGGAGAGCGCCGAGGAACTCGGAGCCGGCGTCGTGGGCGGGGATCTCGTGCAGGCCGCACAGGTCGTGATTTCCGTCACTGTCCTCGGGGACCTGGGCGGCAGGAGCCCGATCCGGCGGTCGGGCGCCCGGCCGGGTGACGTGGTCGCGGTGGCCGGGGAACTCGGCCGGTCGGCGGCCGGTCTCGCGCTGCTGCTCGGCGGATCCACGGACTTCCCGGACCTCCTCGCCGCGCACCGGGT from Rhodococcus opacus B4 encodes:
- a CDS encoding thiamine-phosphate kinase gives rise to the protein MQPPTTLIGPGDDAALVRAADGRVAVSADMLVQGRHFRLDWSSPRDVGRKAVAQNAADVAAMGARPTAFLVSLGLPPDTPIDVADGISAAIGESAEELGAGVVGGDLVQAAQVVISVTVLGDLGGRSPIRRSGARPGDVVAVAGELGRSAAGLALLLGGSTDFPDLLAAHRVPTPPYAAARAAADGGVHAMTDISDGLLADLGHICDASGVGMALTRSDITVSPELVSAAQSLGADHWEWVLTGGEDHGFAATFPGDVPLPAGWTRIGVVRDGSGISVDGETWPGAGGWQSFAV